In Luteimonas sp. MC1750, the following proteins share a genomic window:
- a CDS encoding leucyl aminopeptidase family protein, which produces MNLPPCYAPAGTTGARPLHVVDAGGLEAWRAGQPAPVAAWLAAHGFDASAGSCLVIPGSDGAPAAAVIGIGDAQDPCAYAHAPRALPAGDWAPAGESAAEALRALQLGWGLGSYAFTRYRDAKPVRARLALAELDAETLDVLAATVRVRDLVNTPTQDMGPDELEDVARAIAQVHGAGLTAITGGDLLAQNFPAIHAVGRASHRAPRLLALRWGDASHPHVAIVGKGVCFDTGGLDIKPADGMRNMKKDMGGAAHAIALAELVMARRLPLRITLLVPAVENAIGPDAFRPGEVIATRTGVSVEIDNTDAEGRVILGDALAYAGEQVPDLVLDFATLTGAARIALGPDLPALFSNDDALAQAWLDAGMQVRDPLWRMPLWRPYLRYLTSKVADMANAGSKMAGSVTAALYLERFVPKGMPWAHLDTYAWNDSDRPGRPAGGEALGLRAAYAMLKARAGVPAPADGSDPARARQSRL; this is translated from the coding sequence ATGAACCTTCCCCCCTGCTACGCCCCCGCCGGCACCACCGGCGCACGTCCGCTGCACGTGGTCGACGCGGGCGGCCTCGAGGCCTGGCGTGCCGGACAGCCGGCGCCGGTGGCCGCCTGGCTGGCGGCGCACGGCTTCGACGCCTCGGCCGGCAGCTGCCTGGTCATCCCCGGCAGCGATGGCGCGCCCGCGGCCGCGGTGATCGGCATCGGCGACGCGCAGGACCCCTGCGCCTATGCCCATGCGCCACGCGCACTCCCGGCCGGCGACTGGGCGCCGGCGGGCGAGTCCGCGGCCGAGGCGCTGCGCGCGCTGCAGCTCGGCTGGGGCCTGGGAAGCTATGCCTTCACCCGCTACCGCGACGCGAAGCCGGTGCGTGCGCGCCTGGCGCTGGCCGAGCTCGATGCGGAAACGCTGGACGTGCTCGCTGCGACCGTGCGCGTGCGCGACCTGGTGAACACGCCCACCCAGGACATGGGGCCGGACGAACTCGAGGACGTCGCGCGCGCCATTGCACAGGTACATGGCGCCGGCCTCACCGCCATCACCGGCGGCGACCTGCTGGCGCAGAACTTCCCCGCGATCCACGCCGTGGGCCGCGCCTCGCACCGCGCGCCGCGACTGCTGGCCCTGCGCTGGGGCGATGCTTCGCATCCGCACGTAGCCATCGTCGGCAAGGGCGTGTGCTTCGACACCGGCGGCCTGGACATCAAGCCCGCCGACGGCATGCGCAACATGAAGAAGGACATGGGCGGCGCCGCGCACGCGATCGCGCTGGCCGAACTGGTGATGGCCCGCCGCCTGCCGCTGCGCATCACCCTGCTGGTGCCGGCGGTGGAAAACGCGATCGGTCCCGACGCCTTCCGGCCCGGTGAAGTGATCGCCACCCGCACCGGGGTCAGCGTCGAAATCGACAACACCGATGCCGAGGGCCGCGTCATCCTGGGCGACGCGCTGGCCTATGCCGGCGAACAGGTGCCCGACCTCGTGCTCGACTTCGCCACCCTGACCGGCGCCGCGCGCATCGCGCTCGGCCCGGACCTGCCGGCGCTCTTCAGCAATGACGACGCGCTGGCGCAGGCGTGGCTGGACGCGGGCATGCAGGTGCGCGACCCGCTGTGGCGCATGCCGCTGTGGCGGCCGTACCTGCGCTACCTGACCAGCAAGGTCGCCGACATGGCCAACGCCGGCTCGAAGATGGCCGGCAGCGTGACCGCCGCGCTGTACCTGGAGCGCTTCGTGCCCAAGGGCATGCCCTGGGCGCACCTCGACACCTACGCCTGGAACGACAGCGACCGCCCGGGCCGCCCGGCCGGCGGCGAAGCCCTGGGGCTGCGCGCCGCCTACGCGATGCTGAAGGCCCGCGCAGGCGTTCCTGCACCGGCTGACGGTTCCGATCCAGCGAGGGCGCGGCAATCGCGGCTTTAG
- a CDS encoding response regulator transcription factor, translating to MIRIVLAEDQAMLRGALAALLALEDDLEVVGTAGDGEEAWRELQRHVPDLLVTDIEMPGLTGLELAQRIQRHGLATKVVIVTTFARAGYLRRALDAGVQGYLLKDAPAEQLAAALRRVQAGGRAIDPELALEAWSEADPLNERERQVLRLAGEGQSAGAIAAALGLSQGTVRNYLSEAIGKLGVGNRIEAYRLARQKGWL from the coding sequence GTGATCCGCATCGTGCTCGCCGAAGACCAGGCCATGCTGCGCGGTGCGCTCGCCGCGCTGCTGGCGCTCGAGGACGACCTCGAGGTCGTAGGCACCGCCGGCGACGGCGAGGAGGCCTGGCGCGAGCTCCAGCGCCATGTGCCCGACCTGCTGGTGACCGACATCGAGATGCCCGGGCTGACCGGCCTCGAGCTCGCCCAGCGCATCCAGCGGCACGGCCTGGCGACGAAGGTGGTGATCGTCACCACCTTCGCCCGCGCCGGCTACCTGCGCCGAGCGCTGGACGCCGGCGTGCAGGGTTACCTGCTCAAGGATGCGCCGGCCGAGCAGCTGGCCGCGGCGCTGCGCCGCGTGCAGGCCGGCGGCCGGGCGATCGATCCGGAGCTTGCGCTCGAAGCCTGGTCCGAAGCCGACCCGCTCAACGAACGCGAGCGCCAGGTGCTGCGCCTGGCCGGCGAGGGCCAGTCGGCGGGCGCGATCGCCGCCGCCCTGGGCCTGTCCCAGGGCACGGTGCGCAACTACCTGTCGGAGGCCATCGGCAAGCTCGGCGTCGGCAACCGCATCGAGGCCTATCGCCTGGCCCGCCAGAAAGGCTGGCTGTAG